In a single window of the Streptacidiphilus sp. P02-A3a genome:
- a CDS encoding response regulator transcription factor: MTAPPRPAITLLLADDHAILRETLRESLEAEPDLSVVAEAGDGATALAEAARLAPDLVLLDLEMPGPPASVTVRRLLDLRPRPRIVILSMYDDPGYAQELLTLGVNGYLSKGVGRRRLVSVIREVVEDEARVLLSYAPAERAARPGRLSQRERELLSLVARAHSNRQIASGLGISEATVKRHLQNIYLKLDAASRMDAVNKAVAGSLIPSPLARPR; this comes from the coding sequence ATGACCGCACCACCCCGGCCCGCGATCACCCTGCTGCTCGCCGACGACCACGCCATCCTCCGGGAGACACTGCGCGAGTCGTTGGAGGCCGAGCCGGACCTCTCGGTGGTGGCCGAGGCGGGCGACGGCGCCACCGCCCTGGCGGAGGCCGCCCGGCTGGCTCCGGACCTGGTCCTGCTCGACCTGGAGATGCCCGGACCGCCCGCCTCGGTGACCGTCCGACGGCTGCTCGACCTGCGGCCGCGTCCCCGCATCGTCATCCTGAGCATGTACGACGACCCGGGCTACGCCCAGGAGTTGCTGACCCTGGGCGTCAACGGCTACCTGAGCAAGGGCGTCGGCCGCCGACGGCTGGTCTCGGTGATCCGCGAGGTGGTGGAGGACGAGGCGCGGGTGCTGCTCTCGTACGCTCCGGCGGAGCGCGCGGCCAGGCCCGGACGGCTCTCCCAGCGCGAGCGCGAACTGCTGTCGCTGGTCGCCCGGGCGCACAGCAACCGGCAGATAGCGAGCGGCCTGGGCATCAGCGAGGCCACGGTCAAACGCCACCTGCAGAACATCTACCTGAAGCTGGACGCGGCCTCCCGGATGGACGCCGTCAACAAGGCGGTGGCCGGTTCGCTGATCCCCTCCCCCCTGGCCCGCCCCCGCTGA
- a CDS encoding DEAD/DEAH box helicase, with product MSLVDDDRFAMPENGAEASAAATVSTTQSDATDTITDAVAATDLPDLPDEVVEADEPVEPAEPKVTFSDLGLHPDLVRTLAKKGVTEPFPIQAATIPDALAGKDVLGRGRTGSGKTLSFGLPLLTRLGGSRSQAKRPRGLILVPTRELAMQVADALEPYGSVLGLRLKVVCGGTSMSNQIYALERGVDVLVATPGRLRDLIDRSACNLDATEVIVLDEADQMADMGFMPEVTEILDQVPAGGQRMLFSATLENEIDTLVKRYLKNPVTHEVDPSAGAVTTMTHHVLVVKPKDKAPVTNAISARKGKTIIFVRTQMGCDRVAEQLRDAGVLADALHGGMTQGARTRTLADFKEGYVNVLVATDVAARGIHVDDVDLVLNVDPAGDHKDYLHRSGRTARAGRSGTVVTLILPHQRRSVFRLLEDAGVEATRHIVDGAFDADMVKITGARSLSEVQAESVATQAKQAERDVVELTRELERATKHAADLRQDADRLAARAARERAALGIEDDAPAADATDAETGTEAAAEVSVPAQAGPVADDERGGRERGGFERRDDRFERRDDRGGRSYGDRDNRSSGGFQRRDDRGSERSGGFERRDDRGGSRSFGGDRESRSSGGFQRRDERSSGGFQRRDDRGGERRDDRGSERSGGFQRRDDRGGSRPFGGDRDGRSSGGYQGGRSGGSFGERSGRPSTPYQSRDDRGGSSRSFGDRPASGGSSRPAYGRRDDHRPAAGGRPTGGFQRRDDRGGSSFGGSAAADRKPRWKN from the coding sequence ATGTCTCTCGTTGACGACGACCGCTTCGCCATGCCCGAAAACGGCGCCGAAGCCTCTGCCGCCGCCACGGTCAGCACCACCCAGTCCGACGCCACCGACACCATCACCGACGCCGTCGCCGCCACCGACCTCCCGGACCTCCCGGACGAGGTCGTCGAGGCGGACGAGCCCGTCGAGCCGGCCGAGCCGAAGGTCACGTTCAGTGACCTCGGACTGCACCCGGACCTCGTCCGCACCCTCGCCAAGAAGGGTGTCACCGAGCCGTTCCCGATCCAGGCCGCGACCATCCCGGACGCGCTGGCGGGCAAGGACGTCCTCGGCCGCGGCCGTACCGGCTCCGGCAAGACGCTGAGCTTCGGCCTCCCGCTGCTCACCCGCCTCGGCGGCAGCCGCAGCCAGGCCAAGCGCCCGCGCGGCCTGATCCTGGTCCCGACCCGCGAGCTGGCCATGCAGGTCGCCGACGCGCTGGAGCCGTACGGCTCGGTGCTCGGCCTGCGGCTCAAGGTCGTCTGCGGCGGTACCTCGATGTCCAACCAGATCTACGCGCTGGAGCGCGGCGTGGACGTGCTGGTGGCCACCCCCGGCCGACTGCGCGACCTGATCGACCGCAGCGCCTGCAACCTGGACGCCACCGAGGTCATCGTCCTGGACGAGGCCGACCAGATGGCCGACATGGGCTTCATGCCCGAGGTCACCGAGATCCTCGACCAGGTGCCGGCCGGCGGCCAGCGGATGCTCTTCTCCGCCACGCTGGAGAACGAGATCGACACCCTGGTCAAGCGCTACCTGAAGAACCCGGTGACGCACGAGGTCGACCCCTCGGCCGGTGCGGTCACCACCATGACCCACCACGTCCTGGTCGTGAAGCCCAAGGACAAGGCGCCGGTCACCAACGCCATCTCCGCCCGCAAGGGCAAGACGATCATCTTCGTGCGCACCCAGATGGGCTGCGACCGGGTCGCCGAGCAGCTGCGCGACGCCGGGGTGCTGGCCGACGCGCTGCACGGCGGCATGACCCAGGGCGCCCGCACCCGGACGCTGGCCGACTTCAAGGAGGGCTACGTCAACGTCCTCGTCGCCACGGACGTCGCCGCGCGCGGCATCCACGTCGACGACGTCGACCTGGTCCTGAACGTCGACCCGGCCGGTGACCACAAGGACTACCTGCACCGCTCCGGCCGTACCGCCCGCGCGGGCCGCTCCGGCACCGTGGTCACGCTGATCCTGCCGCACCAGCGCCGGTCGGTCTTCCGCCTGCTGGAGGACGCCGGGGTCGAGGCCACCCGCCACATCGTGGACGGCGCCTTCGACGCCGACATGGTGAAGATCACCGGTGCCCGCTCGCTCAGCGAGGTCCAGGCCGAGTCGGTCGCCACCCAGGCCAAGCAGGCCGAGCGGGACGTGGTGGAGCTCACCCGCGAGCTGGAGCGCGCCACCAAGCACGCCGCCGACCTGCGTCAGGACGCCGACCGGCTGGCCGCACGGGCCGCCCGCGAGCGGGCCGCGCTGGGCATCGAGGACGACGCCCCGGCGGCCGACGCCACTGACGCCGAGACCGGTACCGAGGCCGCGGCCGAGGTCAGCGTCCCGGCCCAGGCCGGCCCGGTGGCCGACGACGAGCGCGGCGGCCGGGAGCGGGGCGGCTTCGAGCGCCGCGACGACCGGTTCGAGCGTCGCGACGACCGCGGCGGCCGTTCCTACGGCGACCGTGACAACCGCTCCTCCGGTGGCTTCCAGCGCCGCGACGACCGCGGTTCGGAGCGCAGCGGCGGCTTCGAGCGCCGTGACGACCGTGGCGGCAGCCGCTCCTTCGGCGGCGACCGTGAAAGCCGCTCCTCCGGTGGCTTCCAGCGCCGGGACGAGCGTTCCTCGGGCGGGTTCCAGCGCCGGGACGACCGTGGCGGCGAGCGCCGCGACGACCGCGGCTCGGAGCGCAGCGGCGGCTTCCAGCGCCGTGACGACCGTGGCGGCAGCCGCCCCTTCGGCGGCGACCGTGACGGCCGCTCCTCCGGCGGCTACCAGGGCGGCCGCAGCGGCGGCAGCTTCGGTGAGCGCAGCGGGCGCCCGTCGACCCCGTACCAGAGCCGGGACGACCGTGGCGGCAGCAGCCGTTCCTTCGGTGACCGGCCCGCGTCCGGCGGCAGCAGCCGTCCGGCGTACGGGCGGCGCGACGACCACCGTCCGGCCGCCGGCGGGCGTCCGACCGGCGGGTTCCAGCGTCGGGACGACCGTGGCGGCAGCAGCTTCGGCGGTTCCGCCGCCGCGGACCGCAAGCCGCGCTGGAAGAACTGA
- a CDS encoding metallopeptidase family protein, whose protein sequence is MLEMTRERFEELVGEALDGIPTELTRLMDNVVIFVEDECPPGGPELFGLYEGTPLTERGEWYAGVLPDRITVYRNPALRACRTAEEVVRQVRVTVVHEIGHHFGISDARLHELGYG, encoded by the coding sequence GTGCTGGAGATGACCAGGGAGCGGTTCGAGGAGCTGGTCGGTGAGGCGCTGGACGGGATCCCGACCGAGCTGACCCGGCTGATGGACAACGTGGTGATCTTCGTCGAGGACGAGTGCCCGCCGGGCGGGCCGGAGCTGTTCGGGCTGTACGAGGGGACGCCGCTGACCGAGCGCGGTGAGTGGTACGCCGGGGTGCTGCCGGACCGGATCACCGTCTACCGCAACCCCGCGCTGCGCGCCTGCCGCACCGCCGAGGAGGTGGTCCGGCAGGTGCGGGTGACCGTGGTGCACGAGATCGGGCACCACTTCGGGATCTCCGACGCGCGGCTGCACGAGCTCGGCTACGGCTGA
- a CDS encoding helix-turn-helix transcriptional regulator, which translates to MAFDLGQAVHDRRAELGISQTELARRASMSQPQISKLELGGTVPTLPLLARLAKALDASLNIALDGDTSSVVFTPHAA; encoded by the coding sequence ATGGCCTTCGACCTGGGACAGGCAGTCCACGACCGGCGGGCAGAACTGGGGATCTCTCAGACGGAACTCGCCAGGAGAGCATCCATGAGCCAGCCTCAGATCTCCAAGCTGGAACTCGGCGGCACCGTTCCCACCCTCCCCTTGCTGGCACGCCTCGCCAAGGCGCTCGATGCCTCACTCAACATCGCCCTCGACGGGGACACCTCCAGCGTGGTCTTCACACCCCACGCGGCCTAA
- a CDS encoding Uma2 family endonuclease, giving the protein MNPEHFAILEEARRSLPDGFKVELSGDTIVMMVSPSGIHQRNLLVVRRQFDAHAPAGLLPSENTDLISPNVGKSRNPDLTYLPDDALTTRDNQVPAEVAAIAVELVSPSNPENDWVGKVRDYPLMRIPLYLVIDAREKAVTLFSRPDGTKYHRREDIAFGEAIHIPEPFDFELVTTGLLPY; this is encoded by the coding sequence ATGAACCCCGAGCACTTCGCGATCCTTGAAGAGGCTCGCAGGAGCCTGCCAGACGGGTTCAAAGTCGAACTCTCCGGCGACACCATCGTCATGATGGTCAGCCCCTCGGGTATCCACCAACGGAATCTCTTGGTGGTGCGCCGCCAGTTCGACGCGCACGCCCCGGCAGGACTACTGCCCAGCGAGAACACCGACCTCATCTCGCCCAATGTCGGCAAGAGCCGCAATCCCGACCTGACGTACCTGCCGGACGACGCACTAACGACCAGGGACAACCAGGTTCCTGCCGAGGTCGCTGCGATTGCCGTCGAACTGGTCTCACCGTCCAACCCGGAGAACGACTGGGTGGGAAAGGTACGGGACTACCCGCTCATGAGAATCCCCCTCTACCTCGTGATCGACGCGAGGGAGAAGGCGGTCACCCTCTTCAGCCGACCCGACGGCACGAAGTACCACCGCCGGGAGGACATCGCGTTCGGCGAGGCCATCCACATCCCGGAGCCGTTCGACTTCGAGCTGGTCACGACCGGCCTGCTCCCCTACTGA
- a CDS encoding prolyl oligopeptidase family serine peptidase — MDTDDFPLQYARTRRFSLGVPQQFTVSPDGERVLFLRSASGSDPRTLLWQYQDGAERPLADPADSAAGVGGYATDREARLVAFTVDGALWTVRTDGGAPRRLPVPAPVADPRPSPDGTLIAYLSAGALRVVRADGTADRPLAEPEGPDVSHGLPDFTARESIGRARGYWWSPASDALLVTRVDQSMVHRRWIADPANPDRPPRVVRYPAAGTPNAETTLRLVALDGRHTPVGLPDRATEPERTGTAGAGEWHAPAFEYLVGAGWGPAGPVAAVQTRDQRTVRVLRIDPATGRGEPLSEHRAERGWVLVPPGTPALTDAGVPVLPHVRGDAWSIRIGALPAPAGLQVRAVAAVAGERVLFTASEEPTEVHVWSYTPAAGFTRLTSEPGVHAVAAGGGTLVLDSRTEDGQAVTVLRDGRPTGRIEVLAERPRFTRAPIHLSLGVRELRTRLHLPSWYRPGSDRLPVLLSPYAGPGMQLVTRARAWYTDACQWFAEQGFAVLATDGRGTPGRGVAWQHAILGDRLGPVLTDQIDALHAAAERCDALDLDRVGIRGWSFSGYLAAGAVLLRPDVFHAAVAGAPPTDRRLYDSFWEERFLGHPDVQPENYQRSSLLPHAHRLSRPLLLVHGLADDNVYPAHTLRLSAALLAAGRPHRVLPLPGVGHQLARSGVADQLLRAELDFFRSTLGG; from the coding sequence ATGGACACCGACGACTTCCCGCTCCAGTACGCCCGCACCCGGCGCTTCTCGCTCGGTGTCCCGCAGCAGTTCACCGTCTCCCCGGACGGCGAGCGGGTGCTGTTCCTGCGCTCCGCCTCCGGCTCCGACCCGCGCACCCTGCTCTGGCAGTACCAGGACGGCGCCGAGCGCCCGCTCGCCGACCCGGCCGACAGCGCGGCGGGCGTCGGCGGGTACGCCACCGACCGGGAGGCCCGGCTGGTGGCCTTCACCGTGGACGGCGCGCTGTGGACGGTGCGCACCGACGGCGGCGCGCCGCGCCGCCTGCCGGTCCCGGCGCCGGTCGCCGACCCGCGCCCCTCCCCCGACGGGACGCTGATCGCGTACCTGAGCGCGGGCGCGCTGCGGGTGGTGCGCGCCGACGGGACGGCGGACCGGCCGCTCGCCGAGCCGGAGGGCCCGGACGTCAGCCACGGCCTGCCGGACTTCACCGCCCGGGAGTCGATCGGCCGGGCCCGCGGCTACTGGTGGTCGCCCGCGAGCGACGCGCTGCTGGTCACCCGGGTGGACCAGTCGATGGTGCACCGCCGCTGGATCGCCGACCCGGCCAACCCGGACCGGCCGCCGCGGGTCGTCCGCTACCCGGCCGCGGGCACCCCCAACGCCGAGACCACGCTGCGGCTGGTCGCCCTCGACGGGCGGCACACCCCGGTCGGGCTGCCGGACCGGGCGACCGAGCCGGAGCGGACCGGAACGGCCGGGGCGGGCGAGTGGCACGCCCCGGCCTTCGAGTACCTGGTCGGCGCCGGGTGGGGCCCCGCCGGTCCGGTGGCCGCCGTGCAGACCAGGGACCAGCGGACGGTGCGGGTACTCCGGATCGACCCGGCGACCGGCCGCGGCGAACCGCTGTCCGAGCACCGGGCCGAGCGCGGCTGGGTGCTGGTCCCGCCCGGTACCCCGGCGCTCACCGACGCCGGGGTACCGGTGCTGCCGCATGTGCGCGGCGACGCCTGGAGCATCCGGATCGGCGCGCTGCCCGCCCCGGCCGGGCTCCAGGTCCGGGCGGTGGCGGCGGTGGCGGGCGAACGGGTGCTGTTCACCGCGAGCGAGGAGCCGACCGAGGTCCACGTCTGGTCGTACACCCCGGCCGCCGGGTTCACCCGGCTGACCTCGGAGCCGGGCGTGCACGCCGTCGCCGCCGGCGGCGGCACGCTGGTGCTGGACAGCCGGACCGAGGACGGCCAGGCGGTGACCGTGCTCCGCGACGGGCGGCCGACCGGGCGGATCGAGGTACTCGCCGAGCGGCCCCGGTTCACCCGGGCGCCGATCCACCTCAGCCTGGGCGTAAGGGAGTTGCGCACCCGGCTGCACCTGCCGTCCTGGTACCGGCCGGGCTCGGACCGGCTGCCGGTGCTGCTCAGCCCGTACGCCGGGCCCGGGATGCAGCTGGTCACCCGCGCCCGGGCCTGGTACACCGACGCCTGCCAGTGGTTCGCCGAGCAGGGCTTCGCGGTGCTGGCCACCGACGGTCGCGGCACACCCGGACGCGGCGTCGCCTGGCAGCACGCCATCCTCGGCGACCGGCTGGGCCCGGTGCTGACCGACCAGATCGACGCGCTGCACGCGGCGGCCGAGCGGTGCGACGCGCTGGACCTGGACCGGGTGGGCATCCGCGGCTGGTCGTTCAGCGGCTACCTGGCGGCGGGCGCGGTACTGCTGCGGCCGGACGTCTTCCACGCGGCGGTCGCCGGGGCCCCGCCGACCGACCGGCGGCTCTACGACAGCTTCTGGGAGGAACGCTTCCTCGGGCACCCGGACGTCCAGCCGGAGAACTACCAGCGGTCCTCGCTGCTCCCGCACGCGCACCGGCTCTCCCGGCCGCTGCTGCTGGTGCACGGGCTGGCGGACGACAACGTCTACCCGGCGCACACGCTGCGGCTCTCGGCGGCGCTGCTGGCGGCGGGCCGCCCGCACCGGGTGCTGCCGCTGCCGGGGGTGGGCCACCAGCTCGCCCGCTCGGGCGTCGCCGACCAGCTGCTGCGGGCGGAGCTGGACTTCTTCAGGTCCACGCTCGGCGGCTGA
- a CDS encoding LysR substrate-binding domain-containing protein, with amino-acid sequence MASPDPADPSDVPRSPGSTGGYRPAPAPRRLPDLHALELLVAVAQTGSLGRAAARLGISQPTASSRMRTLEKRLGLPLLQRATTGSQLTAAGVLVTDWANRVLEQADVLAEGIAALKSQLQGDLRIAASLTLAEQLLPGWLMAMRTHYPRVHVGLRVTNSQLVIQALRHGEVELGFIEGPWTPTDLQSLPVARDRLVVVTAPDHPWTRRRRPVSGAELAATQLLLREAGSGTRETLERALRPWHGPSVPLLELGSTAPLRSAAAGGAAPAVLSDLAVSEDLAAGRLVEVPVEAGLDLTRVLRAVWPLEAELPEAAKHLLWIAQGGPGR; translated from the coding sequence ATGGCTTCGCCCGACCCCGCCGACCCCTCCGACGTGCCACGTTCCCCCGGCTCGACCGGTGGCTACCGGCCCGCCCCGGCGCCCCGGCGGCTGCCGGACCTGCACGCGCTGGAGCTGCTGGTCGCCGTCGCGCAGACCGGCAGCCTCGGCCGCGCCGCCGCCCGGCTGGGCATCAGCCAGCCCACCGCCAGCAGCCGGATGCGCACCCTGGAGAAGCGGCTCGGGCTGCCGCTGCTGCAACGGGCCACCACCGGATCGCAGCTCACCGCCGCCGGAGTACTGGTCACCGACTGGGCGAACCGGGTGCTGGAGCAGGCCGACGTGCTGGCCGAGGGCATCGCCGCGCTCAAGTCCCAGCTCCAGGGCGACCTGCGGATCGCCGCCAGCCTCACCCTGGCCGAGCAGCTGCTGCCCGGCTGGCTGATGGCGATGCGCACCCACTACCCGCGGGTCCACGTCGGACTGCGGGTCACCAACAGCCAGCTGGTGATCCAGGCACTGCGGCACGGCGAGGTCGAACTCGGCTTCATCGAGGGCCCCTGGACGCCGACCGACCTCCAGTCGCTGCCGGTCGCCCGGGACCGGCTGGTCGTGGTCACCGCCCCGGACCACCCCTGGACCAGGCGCCGCCGACCCGTCTCCGGCGCCGAACTGGCGGCCACCCAGCTGCTGCTGCGCGAGGCCGGGTCCGGTACCCGGGAGACCCTGGAACGGGCGCTGCGCCCCTGGCACGGCCCGTCGGTGCCGCTGCTGGAGCTCGGCTCGACCGCGCCGCTGCGCAGCGCGGCGGCGGGCGGGGCGGCCCCGGCGGTGCTGTCCGACCTCGCGGTCAGCGAGGACCTGGCCGCCGGGCGGCTGGTGGAGGTCCCGGTGGAGGCCGGTCTCGACCTGACCCGGGTGCTGCGCGCGGTCTGGCCGCTGGAGGCGGAGCTGCCGGAGGCCGCCAAGCACCTGCTCTGGATCGCCCAGGGCGGCCCCGGGCGCTGA
- a CDS encoding YeiH family protein encodes MISALRHRVHAPAPATTPAPAVATAPAKAAAPATAPSGHGPVGAALPGLALTTVGVALAWEVNRLLPTVATLTAAVVLGVVARNLRLLPGAARPGLDLAAKRLMRLGIVLLGLKLALGQVLALGWQTLLVVVAVVAATFFGTRWLGRKVGLPGDQALLIATGFSICGASAVAAMNGVTDSDEDDVVTAVALVTLCGSLAIVVLPLLHHPLGLTDPQFGRWAGASVHDVGQVVAVGQTAGPVALAQAVVVKLMRVALLAPIVAGVAVARRRRGGVPEAGAERPAIVPLFVVGFLAMVALRSTGAVPAHVVDTVESLDNLLLAAALFGLGSAVDIGRLVRTGGKALLVGLASWLMIASVAYAGVLLTT; translated from the coding sequence ATGATCTCCGCGCTCCGCCACCGTGTCCACGCCCCCGCACCGGCCACCACCCCGGCCCCGGCTGTAGCGACGGCCCCGGCGAAGGCTGCGGCTCCGGCGACCGCCCCGTCCGGGCACGGACCGGTGGGCGCGGCGCTGCCCGGGCTGGCGCTGACCACCGTCGGGGTCGCCCTGGCCTGGGAGGTCAACCGGCTGCTGCCGACCGTGGCGACGCTGACCGCGGCCGTGGTGCTGGGCGTGGTCGCCCGCAACCTGCGGCTGCTGCCGGGCGCGGCCCGGCCGGGGCTGGACCTGGCAGCCAAGCGGCTGATGCGGCTCGGCATCGTGCTGCTGGGCCTCAAGCTGGCCCTCGGCCAGGTGCTGGCCCTGGGCTGGCAGACGCTGCTGGTGGTGGTCGCGGTGGTCGCCGCGACCTTCTTCGGCACCCGCTGGCTGGGGAGGAAGGTGGGCCTGCCCGGAGACCAGGCGCTGCTGATCGCGACCGGCTTCTCCATCTGCGGGGCCTCGGCGGTCGCGGCGATGAACGGGGTGACCGACAGCGACGAGGACGACGTGGTGACGGCGGTGGCCCTGGTCACCCTGTGCGGCAGCCTGGCGATCGTGGTGCTGCCGCTGCTGCACCACCCGCTGGGCCTGACCGACCCGCAGTTCGGCCGCTGGGCCGGGGCGAGCGTGCACGACGTGGGCCAGGTGGTGGCGGTCGGGCAGACCGCGGGCCCGGTGGCGCTGGCGCAGGCGGTGGTGGTCAAGCTGATGCGGGTGGCGCTGCTGGCGCCGATCGTGGCCGGGGTCGCCGTGGCCCGCCGTCGTCGCGGCGGTGTGCCCGAGGCGGGCGCCGAGCGGCCCGCGATCGTGCCGCTGTTCGTGGTCGGCTTCCTGGCGATGGTGGCGCTGCGGAGCACCGGGGCGGTCCCGGCGCACGTGGTGGACACCGTGGAGTCGCTGGACAACCTGCTGCTGGCGGCGGCGCTGTTCGGCCTCGGCAGCGCGGTGGACATCGGTCGGCTGGTCCGCACCGGCGGCAAGGCGCTGCTGGTGGGCCTGGCCTCCTGGCTGATGATCGCGAGCGTGGCCTACGCGGGCGTGCTGCTCACCACCTGA
- a CDS encoding cupin domain-containing protein — protein sequence MSPTRETPRVLAELTELVARADAGQGGALWRLAEPGRQLDANLVRLAPGAEVGEHVEGDLDVLLMVVDGGGELGVGHPGGRVERQPLGTGTVVWLPRGSRRSLHAGPDGLVYLTAHQRRPALGIKRLDGGTVGLRTATPQGGDAPCLLDRVCPGCDRVSAEATARFCGHCGTALPGAGS from the coding sequence TTGTCCCCGACCCGCGAGACACCCCGGGTACTGGCGGAGCTGACCGAGCTGGTCGCCCGGGCGGACGCGGGGCAGGGCGGGGCGCTGTGGCGGCTGGCCGAGCCGGGCCGCCAGCTGGACGCCAACCTGGTCAGGCTCGCGCCCGGGGCCGAGGTCGGCGAGCATGTCGAGGGCGACCTGGACGTGCTGCTGATGGTCGTCGACGGCGGCGGCGAGCTGGGCGTCGGGCATCCGGGGGGCCGTGTCGAGCGGCAGCCGCTGGGCACCGGCACGGTGGTCTGGCTGCCCCGGGGGTCCCGCCGCTCACTGCACGCGGGCCCGGACGGACTGGTCTACCTCACCGCCCACCAGCGGCGTCCGGCGCTCGGCATCAAGCGCCTCGACGGCGGCACCGTGGGCCTCCGCACGGCCACCCCGCAGGGCGGCGACGCGCCCTGCCTGCTGGACCGGGTCTGCCCCGGCTGCGACCGGGTCTCCGCCGAGGCCACCGCCCGCTTCTGCGGCCACTGCGGCACCGCCCTCCCCGGCGCCGGTTCCTGA
- a CDS encoding cell wall metabolism sensor histidine kinase WalK: MTGARRRAGQLLRRGARWLRRPPLAIRTRLTLTFAALFTMGGSVLVLALTTVFYRAIFRPLPANAVPSQLDPDHDHIIGLSDQIRDAAASHLLRVSLLLLLVVVAVSALLGWWIAGRMLRPIAAITAAARRATDTTLHERLNLPGPPDELKQLGDTFDEMLERLDAAFGAQRRFVANASHELRTPLALTRTAVEVTLAKPAATEEQWRTMAQDVANSTQHAQRLIEALLTLARSEQGVTEFEEEDLADLAAEALDQVAARRRNRGLRLEAELDPAVLRGNVALLGIAVANLLENAVKYNRDGGLLRVATRQAADDGWLEVLVANDGPPVPPEQLDQLFEPFHRGRHSRRSSGEPAREGVGLGLSIVRAVAQAHGGRVSAAARPDGGLTVVLRLPVAPGG; the protein is encoded by the coding sequence GTGACCGGCGCCCGGCGGCGGGCCGGGCAGCTGCTCCGGCGGGGCGCGCGCTGGCTGCGGCGCCCGCCGCTGGCCATCCGCACCAGGCTGACGCTCACCTTCGCGGCGCTGTTCACCATGGGCGGCAGCGTCCTGGTGCTGGCCCTCACCACCGTCTTCTACCGGGCGATCTTCCGGCCGCTGCCCGCGAACGCGGTCCCCAGCCAGTTGGACCCGGACCACGACCACATCATCGGTCTGAGCGACCAGATCCGCGACGCCGCCGCCTCCCACCTGCTCCGGGTCTCGCTGCTGCTGCTGCTGGTGGTGGTCGCCGTGTCGGCGCTGCTGGGCTGGTGGATCGCCGGGCGGATGCTGCGCCCGATCGCCGCGATCACCGCCGCCGCCCGCCGGGCCACCGACACCACGCTGCACGAACGGCTGAACCTGCCCGGACCGCCGGACGAGCTCAAGCAGCTCGGCGACACCTTCGACGAGATGCTGGAACGCCTGGACGCGGCCTTCGGCGCGCAGCGCCGCTTCGTCGCCAACGCCAGCCACGAACTGCGCACCCCGCTGGCGCTCACCCGCACCGCCGTCGAGGTCACCCTGGCCAAGCCCGCCGCCACCGAGGAGCAGTGGCGGACCATGGCCCAGGACGTGGCGAACTCCACCCAGCACGCGCAGCGGCTGATCGAGGCGCTGCTCACGCTGGCCCGCTCGGAGCAGGGGGTCACCGAGTTCGAGGAGGAGGACCTGGCCGACCTGGCCGCCGAGGCGTTGGACCAGGTCGCCGCCCGGCGCCGGAACCGGGGCCTGCGGCTGGAGGCGGAGCTGGACCCCGCCGTGCTGCGCGGCAACGTCGCGCTGCTCGGCATCGCGGTGGCCAACCTTCTGGAGAACGCGGTCAAGTACAACCGGGACGGCGGCCTGCTGCGGGTGGCCACCCGGCAGGCGGCGGACGACGGCTGGCTGGAGGTGCTGGTCGCCAACGACGGGCCGCCGGTGCCGCCGGAGCAGCTGGACCAGCTGTTCGAGCCGTTCCACCGGGGGCGGCACTCCCGCCGCAGCTCGGGCGAACCGGCCCGGGAGGGCGTCGGCCTCGGCCTGTCGATCGTCCGCGCGGTCGCCCAGGCGCACGGCGGCCGGGTGAGCGCCGCGGCCCGCCCGGACGGCGGCCTGACCGTCGTCCTGCGGCTGCCGGTCGCCCCGGGCGGCTAG
- a CDS encoding response regulator transcription factor has product MRILVVEDEERLAARIAEGLRDQGMAVDICHDGNDALEKIEINGVYDVLVLDRDLPGRSGDEVCRQLVGRDGAPMILMLTALSGTDDRVDGLTLGADDYLGKPFSFAELTLRIQSLGRRGRAHVAVLTCGDLTMDTLRRTVHRAGRPIALTAKEFAVLQVLLSAGGAVISHEQLLERAWDEHADPFTNTVRVTVNRLRRKLGAPDLVETLVGAGYRIVP; this is encoded by the coding sequence ATGCGCATCCTGGTCGTCGAGGACGAAGAACGCCTGGCCGCACGGATCGCCGAGGGTCTGCGTGACCAGGGCATGGCCGTGGACATCTGCCACGACGGCAACGACGCCCTGGAGAAGATCGAGATCAACGGCGTCTACGACGTGCTGGTGCTGGACCGCGACCTGCCCGGCCGCTCCGGCGACGAGGTCTGCCGACAGCTGGTGGGCCGCGACGGCGCGCCGATGATCCTGATGCTGACCGCGCTGTCCGGCACCGACGACCGGGTGGACGGGCTCACCCTGGGCGCCGACGACTACCTCGGCAAGCCCTTCTCCTTCGCCGAGCTCACCCTGCGCATCCAGTCCCTCGGCCGCCGGGGCCGGGCCCACGTCGCCGTACTGACCTGCGGCGACCTCACCATGGACACGCTGCGCCGGACCGTCCACCGGGCCGGTCGGCCGATCGCGCTGACCGCCAAGGAGTTCGCCGTGTTGCAGGTGCTGCTCAGCGCCGGCGGCGCGGTGATCAGCCACGAGCAGCTGCTGGAACGCGCCTGGGACGAGCACGCGGACCCGTTCACCAACACCGTCCGGGTCACCGTCAACCGGCTGCGGCGCAAGCTCGGCGCGCCCGACCTGGTGGAGACCCTGGTCGGCGCGGGCTACCGGATCGTCCCGTGA